The following are encoded together in the Lagopus muta isolate bLagMut1 chromosome 7, bLagMut1 primary, whole genome shotgun sequence genome:
- the THNSL1 gene encoding threonine synthase-like 1, with translation MFHTVQYRPLRLIAQNSLSKICLKLMFSRLVTLEQISKSWFSSHSLVGNKNIILMGPPGAGKTTVGRIVGQKLDCPVIDIDDDVLERTWNMSVSEKLQDVGNEQFLEEEGKALLRFSASGSVISLTGSNPMHTAGMQHVKRNGIVVYLDVPTVVIMSRLKSMKVDRIVGQGPAASLKDILQFRKQFYKRWYDVRVLCGGNMAAEVVAEKVLDAVKRYQNSEVETYVSTRSTQKNSHKYFSDVVVEGLASDGGLFVPERGLPVLTAEEWQTLIGATYAERAQVILERCIHPADIPAFKLREIIGTAYGENFTCSKIAPVRHLTGNQFLLELFHGPTASFKDLALQMMPHIFAYCIPRSCNYLVLVATSGDTGSAVLDGFSRLHDTDKQRIAVMSFFPEDGISPIQKSQMIGCQKENAWSVGVKSDFDFCQTAMKKIFTNSDYTGYLTVEYGTALAAANSINWARLLPQVVYHASAYLDLVHQGIITFGDPVDVCIPTGNFGNILAALYAKMMGIPIRKCICASNENNVLTDFIRTGIYDLRGRKLVPTFSPAVDILKSSNLERYLHLIADGDGQLVTQLYNWLENQGHFCLQKDLLEKLQRDLVAGWCSEEDCLAAIHSVYSTTGYILDTHTAVAKVVADRLQDRTCPIIISSTAHYSKFAPAILRALRITEIKQNPLSQLHLLSSYSPLPPVHWGLLATLKKNENEGHRVCAADLSMLMSCIETLIQNHFMKVF, from the coding sequence atgtTTCACACTGTTCAGTATCGACCTTTGAGACTGATAGCCCAAAACAGTCTTTCTAAAATTTGTTTAAAGCTGATGTTTTCAAGACTGGTAACGTTGGAACAGATATCAAAGTCGTGgttctcaagccattctcttgTTGGAAATAAGAATATTATCCTGATGGGACCTCCGGGTGCTGGGAAAACAACAGTTGGGAGAATAGTAGGTCAGAAACTAGATTGCCCTGTCATAGATATAGATGATGATGTCCTTGAAAGAACCTGGAATATGAGTGTGTCAGAAAAACTGCAGGATGTTGGTAATGAGCAATTTttagaggaggaaggaaaagccCTTTTGAGGTTTTCAGCATCTGGAAGTGTCATTTCCCTTACTGGGTCCAATccaatgcacactgctggcatgcagcatgtgaaaagaaatggaatagTTGTGTATCTTGATGTGCCCACAGTGGTCATTATGAGTCGGCTGAAGTCAATGAAAGTGGATCGCATTGTGGGCCAGggtcctgctgcttctcttaaGGACATACTTCAGTTTAGGAAGCAGTTCTACAAAAGGTGGTACGATGTTCGTGTTCTTTGTGGGGGCaatatggcagcagaggttgtaGCAGAAAAGGTGCTTGATGCTGTGAAGAGATACCAAAACTCAGAAGTGGAAACTTATGTTTCAACTAGGAGTACACAAAAAAACTCTCACAAGTATTTCAGTGATGTTGTTGTTGAAGGCTTAGCCTCAGATGGAGGACTTTTTGTCCCTGAGAGAGGACTTCCAGTGTTGACTGCTGAAGAATGGCAAACTCTAATAGGAGCAACTTATGCTGAAAGAGCCCAGGTGATACTAGAGAGATGCATACATCCTGCTGACATTCCTGCTTTTAAACTGAGAGAAATTATTGGAACTGCATACGGGGAAAACTTTACTTGTTCTAAAATTGCCCCAGTTAGACATTTGACAGGCAATCAGTTTCTCCTTGAGTTATTTCATGGACCAACGGCTTCATTTAAAGATCTTGCGTTGCAGATGATGCCACATATATTTGCATACTGCATTCCCAGGAGCTGCAATTACTTGGTTCTGGTAGCTACTTCTGGTGATACAGGGAGCGCTGTCTTAGATGGCTTTAGTCGTCTCCATGACACTGACAAACAGAGAATTGCTGTGAtgagtttttttcctgaagatggAATAAGCCCAATTCAAAAATCACAGATGATTGGTTGTCAGAAAGAGAATGCCTGGTCAGTAGGTGTCAAatctgattttgatttttgccagactgctatgaagaaaatctttacCAACTCGGATTATACTGGCTATCTTACAGTAGAGTATGGCACTGCTTTAGCAGCAGCAAACTCCATAAACTGGGCACGATTGCTTCCTCAGGTGGTTTACCATGCCTCTGCATACCTCGATCTTGTTCATCAAGGTATTATTACATTTGGAGACCCCGTAGATGTTTGCATTCCTACAGGGAACTTTGGCAACATATTGGCTGCCTTGTATGCCAAAATGATGGGAATCCCTattagaaaatgcatttgtgcttccaatgaaaacaatgttttgacAGACTTTATAAGAACAGGTATTTATGATTTGAGGGGAAGAAAATTAGTTCCAACTTTTTCACCAGCAGTGGATATTTTGAAGTCCTCCAATCTTGAGCGATACTTGCACCTGATTGCTGATGGTGATGGACAGCTGGTGACGCAGTTATATAACTGGCTGGAAAATCAGGGCCACTTTTGCCTGCAGAAAGACCTACTTGAAAAGCTTCAGCGGGACTTGGTGGCTGGGTGGTGCTCTGAGGAAGACTGCCTTGCTGCCATTCACTCTGTCTACAGCACTACAGGATATATTCTGGATACACACACAGCTGTTGCTAAAGTAGTTGCAGATCGATTACAAGATAGAACTTGTCCAATTATTATTTCATCTACAGCTCATTATTCTAAGTTTGCACCTGCTATCTTGAGGGCCTTGAggattacagaaataaaacaaaacccattAAGTCAGCTTCACTTGCTGAGTTCTTACAGCCCTCTGCCTCCAGTCCACTGGGGCCTATTAGCGACcctgaaaaagaatgagaatgaGGGTCACCgggtctgtgctgctgatttAAGTATGTTGATGTCTTGTATAGAAACCTTaattcaaaatcattttatgaAAGTTTTCTGA